In Aspergillus fumigatus Af293 chromosome 2, whole genome shotgun sequence, a genomic segment contains:
- a CDS encoding putative mitotic spindle checkpoint protein (Mad2B), whose amino-acid sequence MPIASESSTTTTTMTTFSAPVTVPMSMPNNQSALAASFTNFLTVSIHQILFLRSVYPRATFLPVRAYNYPVRQSRHPKVCDYINDASIAVGTEILKGTITAVSIIISSLRTNQPLERYAFDLSGFPRVSAGDVNTTFEDRSEDSSKPGVPVPDRGSAPTTVDLEAQFRACLARLASACARLTPLPRDDEFSFTVCIEVREDALPPAGTTKEEQTWIVAEPGKIHLRSCTAPYSVSKSKNGDLHQLPPKVSNGRAKTVPVRRVEAGELRLELWVEEARQKFNEPVDSEHPP is encoded by the coding sequence ATGCCGATAGCCAGTGAGAGCAGCACTACGACCACCACCATGACCACCTTCTCCGCTCCGGTCACAGTGCCCATGTCGATGCCAAACAATCAATCTGCGTTGGCGGCATCCTTCACGAACTTTCTCACCGTGTCAATTCACCAAATTCTCTTTCTTCGGTCGGTCTATCCGCGAGCAACATTTTTACCGGTCCGGGCCTACAACTACCCAGTGCGACAATCCCGTCACCCAAAGGTGTGTGACTACATCAATGATGCGTCAATCGCGGTTGGGACGGAGATCTTGAAAGGCACCATCACCGCTGTCAGTATCATCATTTCATCTCTCCGCACAAATCAGCCCCTCGAACGATATGCCTTTGATCTGTCGGGGTTCCCCCGTGTTTCCGCCGGAGATGTCAACACAACATTTGAAGACAGAAGCGAAGATTCATCCAAGCCAGGTGTCCCCGTTCCCGATCGGGGTTCAGCTCCTACAACTGTCGACCTTGAAGCGCAGTTCCGTGCTTGCCTCGCGAGACTGGCCTCTGCTTGCGCCCGGTTGACCCCGTTGCCTCGAGATGACGAGTTCAGTTTTACCGTCTGTATCGAAGTCCGGGAGGACGCATTACCCCCGGCTGGCACCACAAAGGAAGAACAGACCTGGATTGTCGCCGAACCCGGGAAGATTCACCTGAGGTCGTGTACGGCTCCCTACTCTGTTTCCAAATCGAAAAATGGCGACCTGCATCAACTTCCTCCCAAAGTGTCGAATGGTAGGGCCAAAACGGTACCTGTACGACGTGTAGAAGCTGGCGAGCTTCGCTTAGAACTATGGGTGGAAGAGGCGCGACAGAAGTTTAATGAACCAGTGGATTCCGAACATCCTCCATGA
- a CDS encoding E3 ubiquitin-protein ligase RNF216: MAQVTVGSVAAEVADNYALDHDIQSDSGLESLDNDSSWDSDVQNYDWDSDWSDEDATLARPTKRIAVNRDKHADFIDLTDKPSLPAPGTMSTPTTAAPATLMAAAPCQYSHDIAALSVQIMELFPDICREYLKGLLSRYADNMSLTGSNVASGMLLAMKEMVVEEILANPSYPKRKQLKRKRKDTKDDDKDNKWTSINHNGEPWYQEAAAYLLGDMFPFVPDSYIRQILREKKNLFSACQALSTTENAPAPTRRPYDKLKRARVRRHKDIRLDIYNHPAYGELQMEAKDAKLKLAKDAELIQNQKRQEEAERRNQEQHARAGTLVECQCCYSDVPPNRTITCEGENVHFFCFSCIRKSAETQIGLMKYQLQCFDTSGCQAGFPRSEIKEVLGSSIMAKLDALQQQDEISRANIEGLESCPFCEFKAICPPVEEDREFRCCNPSCEVVSCRLCKDVTHVPRTCEEAKKDRGISERHLVEEAMSEALIRNCPRCKLKIVKEFGCNKMTCPSCRCCMCYLCKKDITREQYAHFGYGPNACPVEDDPTRDQKEVEQAQRKTIEEIRAENPGLTSEELQVKLPEANNTNQRRERARAPYHFHRDPAFNVIMQAQRQARLEANQQRALEREGLNPFAQAIDDFQGFLDAIQFPAFGHHDMPVAINNPPPAGQPHLDAPGEHRVHAGAGLAANITGARQLAGAGLRNDPFLVDDPVRVNQNQPTGYAPYDQYFPPPMLANAQRGIMPPAPHYLNADPYGYQYIGQQPLPAYRNDFYPFY; encoded by the exons ATGGCCCAGGTCACTGTGGGCTCGGTTGCCGCAGAGGTTGCAGATAACTATGCACTCGACCATGACATCCAAAGCGACTCAGGCTTGGAAAGTCTTGACAACGATTCCTCCTGGGACTCCGATGTACAGAACTATGACTGGGACTCTGACTGGTCGGACGAGGATGCCACTCTTGCTAGACCTACGAAGAGGATAGCTGTCAATCGTGATAAGCACGCCGATTTCATTGACTTGACTGACAAGCCATCCCTTCCAGCACCAGGGACTATGTCAACTCCAACAACTGCTGCGCCTGCAACACTCATGGCGGCCGCTCCCTGTCAATACTCTCATGATATAGCCGCGTTGTCGGTTCAGATCATGGAGCTTTTTCCAGATATCTGCCGCGAATATCTGAAAGGACTTCTGTCTCGCTACGCGGATAACATGTCTCTCACTGGATCGAATGTGGCCTCTGGAATGCTGTTGGccatgaaggagatggtggtcGAGGAAATCTTGGCCAACCCATCATATCCCAAGCGCAAGCAactgaagagaaagagaaaagataCCAAAGACGATGACAAAGATAATAAATGGACATCTATAAACCACAACGGGGAGCCTTGGTATCAGGAAGCCGC GGCGTACTTACTCGGAGACATGTTCCCCTTTGTACCAGACTCTTACATCCGCCAGATACtcagggagaagaagaatctgTTCTCGGCTTGCCAAGCTCTGTCAACTACAGAAAATGCGCCTGCACCTACTCGGCGGCCTTACGACAAATTGAAACGGGCAAGAGTCCGCAGACATAAGGATATACGCTTGGACATATACAATCATCCGGCCTATGGAGAGTTGCAGATGGAAGCGAAAGATGCCAAGCTAAAGCTTGCCAAGGATGCTG AGCTCATTCAAAATCAGAAAAGGCAAGAAGAGGCTGAGAGAAGGAACCAAGAGCAGCACGCCCGGGCGGGGACTCTAGTAGAGTGCCAATGCTGCTATTCTGATGTTCCTCCAAACAGAACCATAACATGCGAAGGAGAGAATGTTcatttcttctgcttctcctgtATCCGCAAGTCTGCAGAGACACAGATTGGCCTCATGAAGTACCAGCTTCAATGCTTTGACACTAGCGGTTGTCAGGCTGGCTTTCCGCGCTCCGAGATAAAGGAGGTGCTTGGATCTTCGATTATGGCAAAATTGGATGCTCTCCAACAGCAAGACGAGATCTCTCGTGCCAACATCGAAGGGCTGGAAAGCTGCCCTTTCTGCGAATTCAAGGCCATCTGCCCACCGGTCGAGGAAGACCGGGAGTTCCGTTGCTGCAACCCATCCTGTGAGGTGGTCAGCTGCCGGTTATGCAAGGATGTCACCCATGTACCCAGAACGTGTGAAGAAGCGAAAAAAGACAGGGGCATCTCCGAGCGCCACCTGGTCGAAGAAGCCATGAGTGAGGCTCTGATTCGCAATTGCCCTCGATGCAAACTCAAAATCGTCAAGGAGTTCGGTTGCAACAAAATGACATGCCCGAGTTGCAGGTGCTGCATGTGTTATCTGTGTAAGAAAGACATTACACGCGAACAATATGCTCATTTCGGCTATGGTCCCAACGCCTGTCCCGTCGAAGATGATCCCACGCGTGACCAGAAAGAGGTCGAACAAGCACAGAGGAAGACAATCGAGGAGATTCGGGCAGAGAATCCCGGCCTCACCAGTGAGGAACTCCAGGTGAAACTTCCGGAGGCGAATAACACAAATCAGAGAAGGGAGCGGGCGAGGGCTCCTTACCACTTTCATCGAGACCCGGCCTTCAATGTTATTATGCAAGCTCAGCGCCAGGCTCGACTTGAAGCAAATCAACAGCGTGCCTTGGAGCGGGAGGGACTTAACCCCTTTGCACAGGCCATCGACGATTTCCAGGGCTTCCTGGATGCTATACAGTTTCCTGCGTTTGGACATCACGACATGCCGGTTGCAATTAACAATCCACCCCCGGCCGGCCAACCCCATCTTGACGCTCCCGGTGAGCATCGTGTTCACGCAGGAGCAGGTTTGGCAGCCAACATAACCGGTGCTAGACAGCTGGCGGGAGCTGGCCTGCGCAATGATCCTttcctcgtcgatgatcCCGTGCGAGTGAATCAGAATCAGCCAACCGGATACGCTCCCTATGATCAGTACTTTCCACCTCCAATGCTTGCGAATGCTCAGCGAGGCATCATGCCTCCTGCTCCGCATTACCTGAACGCAGATCCATACGGCTACCAATACATTGGACAACAACCACTACCAGCTTACAGAAATGACTTTTATCCTTTTTACTGA
- a CDS encoding putative sister chromatid cohesion protein Dcc1 yields the protein MSTQAARSILFTHTSPQQGFRLLELSSELAELLSSKEAPTLELKSPATSHLPNSGTDAEHHDYVNLCTPNRTYRIRLVQSSNPIHILQPSDGGAQRGDITMVGADDEVNLVETVTTIAKCGSTLELHTPSEGFSAVSFLERMLAVYDGDEGSEAVGFDLESSEKEGIIRRVFEDVPVSRAQCEAGWIEICAFVLGRVHKDEDATRCCRRPSAKAKLEVWKRVLESAVLQGIHLDQQFLVSDLWKSVLDDGDEEPFPRALFEAIVRRVCEADGEAQGLFDGDMKWARIDKARCTRWVGETYLEARAPAQGSAIGLSEFLNDWKDHLPDSWRDEVALSKLTENSYRHPDQTTIYFVNNIDRHKIKKNISTDANTAAVAKKSRNWHELFRNQKRQKN from the exons ATGTCTACCCAAGCCGCCCGAAGCATCCTCTTCACACACACATCCCCTCAGCAAGGGTTCAGATTACTCGAGCTATCCTCAGAACTAGCGGAGCTCCTCTCTTCGAAAGAAGCACCAAC CCTCGAGCTCAAATCCCCCGCAACGTCACACCTTCCGAACTCAGGCACAGACGCCGAGCATCACGACTATGTCAATCTATGCACTCCAAACCGAACCTACCGTATTCGCCTAGTCCAATCCTCAAACCCGATCCATATCCTCCAGCCTAGCGACGGCGGCGCCCAACGAGGCGACATCACCATGGTCGGCGCGGACGACGAGGTGAACCTCGTGGAGACGGTTACAACAATCGCAAAGTGCGGGTCCACGCTGGAATTGCATACTCCGTCAGAAGGATTCTCTGCGGTCTCGTTCCTTGAGAGAATGCTGGCGGTGTACGATGGGGATGAAGGAAGTGAAGCTGTGGGCTTCGATCTAGAGTCGAGTGAGAAGGAGGGTATCATACGTCGGGTTTTTGAAGATGTCCCTGTTTCGCGGGCGCAGTGTGAAGCCGGTTGGATTGAGATCTGTGCGTTTGTGCTTGGTCGGGTGCAtaaggacgaggatgctACGCGTTGCTGTCGGAGGCCTTCTGCGAAAGCGAAGCTGGAGGTGTGGAAGAGGGTTCTCGAGAGCGCGGTGCTGCAGGGTATTCATCTCGACCAGCAGTTTCTTGTGTCGGATCTGTGGAAGTCGGTTTTagatgatggggatgaggAGCCGTTTCCGCGGGCGCTGTTCGAAGCTATTGTTAGGAGAGTTTGCGAAGCAGATGGTGAGGCTCAAGGGCTTTTTGATGGAGATATGAAGT GGGCTAGGATCGACAAGGCCCGGTGCACACGATGGGTCGGCGAGACGTATCTTGAGGCTAGGGCGCCTGCCCAGGGTTCGGCAATTGGGCTAAGCGAGTTTCTCAATGATTGGAAGGATCATCTTCCTGATTCATGGCGGGATGAAGTAGCATTGTCTAAATTGACG GAGAACTCCTACAGGCATCCAGACCAAACAACAATCTACTTCGTCAACAACATCGACAGACATaaaatcaagaagaatatctcGACAGATGCCAACACCGCCGCGGTAGCCAAAAAGTCACGAAATTGGCATGAACTGTTCAGGAACCAAAAAAGACAGAAGAATTGA
- a CDS encoding ANP1/MMN9/VAN1 family protein: MNRHHAFANGYFAYPRGQSRAFSISPHRFQPRPQSALRRRRLLIQRLCFIGGISLLLLVLIFPSWRAAILPTLSLGLIHSSEDLQLQTVRYYDLSKVQGTAKGWEKGERVLMLTPLRDASSHLPMFFSHLRNLTYPHNLIDLAFLVSDSKDDTLGMLTRMLEEVQNDPDPKMTFGEISVIQKDFGQKVQQDVESRHGFAAQAGRRKLMAQARNWLLSATLRPTHSWVYWRDADVETAPRTILEDLMRHDKDVIVPNVWRPLPDWLGGEQPYDLNSWQESETALALAETLDEDAVIVEGYAEYATWRPHLAYLRDPFGDPDMEMELDGVGGVSILAKAKVFRSGVHFPAFSFEKHAETEAFGKMAKRMGFSVIGLPHYTIWHLYEPSVDDLRHMEEMEQERKAREREEKEQAERAERMKALFVEPGPQWDIDKAFVQDSIQTEKEGPDQTKADGVTGTAEVKDVQGSASHPVAASPEPSVNAAPVAPVARGGPGETERKL, encoded by the exons ATGAACAGGCATCACGCCTTTGCCAATGGCTACTTTGCCTACCCCCGCGGGCAGAGCAGAGCATTTTCCATCTCTCCTCATCG TTTCCAACCACGTCCTCAATCTGCCCTAAGACGGCGAAGACTGCTCATCCAGCGGCTATGTTTCATCGGTGGCATCTCTCTGCTACTACTTGTCCTCATCTTTCCTTCCTGGCGCGCCGCGATTCTTCCCACGTTATCCCTTGGACTCATACATTCCAGCGAAGATCTACAGCTACAGACCGTCCGATATTATGACCTGTCCAAAGTACAAGGCACGGCGAAAGGATGGGAGAAAGGGGAGCGTGTACTTATGTTGACACCTCTCCGAGACGCCTCATCGCATCTGCCGATGTTCTTCTCACACCTCCGAAATCTCACCTACCCTCACAATCTTATTGATCTAGCGTTTCTGGTGTCGGACTCGAAGGATGATACGTTGGGAATGCTGACGCGTATGCTCGAGGAGGTCCAAAACGATCCTGATCCCAAGATGACGTTCGGAGAAATTTCGGTCATACAAAAGGATTTTGGGCAGAAGGTGCAGCAGGATGTGGAAAGCAGACATGGATTTGCTGCACAGGCGGGACGGAGGAAACTGATGGCCCAGGCGAGGAATTGGCTGCTGAGTGCTACCCTACGCCCGACGCATAGCTGGGTTTACTGGAGAGACGCCGATGTTGAGACTGCTCCTCGAACTATCCTGGAGGACTTGATGCGGCATGACAAAGATGTCATTGTACCCA ATGTCTGGCGACCACTCCCTGACTGGTTGGGTGGGGAACAGCCCTATGACTTGAACTCATGGCAGGAGTCGGAGACGGCTTTGGCTCTGGCTGAAACATTGGACGAGGATGCGGTGATTGTAGAGGGATATGCCGAGTATGCTACCTGGCGGCCTCATCTCGCCTACCTTCGTGATCCATTTGGTGATCCTGACATGGAAATGGAGTTGGATGGTGTCGGGGGTGTCAGTATCTTAGCCAAGGCAAAGGTATTTCGTTCTGGAGTTCATTTTCCCGCTTTCAGTTTCGAGAAGCACGCCGAAACTGAAGCGTTTGGGAAA ATGGCTAAGCGAATGGGATTCTCGGTCATCGGTCTTCCTCACTACACGATCTGGCACCTTTATGAACCCAGCGTAGACGACCTTAGACAcatggaagaaatggagCAGGAGCGGAAGGCTagggagagggaagagaaggagcaAGCCGAACGAGCTGAGCGCATGAAGGCCCTCTTCGTGGAACCCGGGCCGCAATGGGATATCGACAAAGCTTTCGTGCAGGATTCAATCCAAACTGAGAAAGAGGggccagaccagaccaaggCCGACGGAGTGACAGGGACAGCAGAGGTTAAAGATGTGCAGGGATCTGCAAGTCACCCTGTCGCTGCTTCACCTGAGCCAAGTGTCAATGCCGCGCCAGTCGCGCCAGTCGCGCGAGGAGGACCTGGGGAGACAGAGCGGAAACTGTAA
- a CDS encoding glycosyltransferase family protein has product MSKPLQGTAIITGGNGTLGSEIAIAIAKTQPYVHLLLLARDIRSDSVKDLLQKIRLIGPRSVEVAKVNLASFNSVVSFCQNTVERVRTKEIPPVMLLINSAVMASYVTDPVTPDGYDPVYQVNCIAPFLLTVSLLEAFRAGNGTPDGGARVINIGCSAISCGSLDYFDDSPDNPPKPPGTPLSAKEGNARLGSSKLIMSAAMYALRRSLVLTGNMSLNIYTLDPGGLEGKRHLTTDAPLSVRMAQSTRSSLGPFLRVFSKSAINKASVPAKVIAKVAFQRETVELWGRERYYILDSDYEAGSVILALRDPPLMDSLLKKMLRHVEIGVKGMGSPDSRISRVEGN; this is encoded by the exons ATGTCGAAACCACTCCAAGGAACTGCAATCATTACCGGGGGCAATGGGACCCTCGGCTCAGAGATAGCTATTGCTATCGCAAAAACGCAGCCTTATGTGCACTTGCTGCTTCTTGCGCGCGATATCAGATCCGACAGCGTGAAGGACCTGCTACAAAAAATCCGCCTCATTGGCCCGAGATCTGTCGAAGTGGCCAAAGTCAACCTGGCCAGTTTCAACTCGGTCGTCAGCTTCTGTCAGAACACTGTGGAAAGAGTCCGAACGAAAGAGATCCCGCCGGTAATGCTCCTGATAAACTCTGCTGTCATGGCATCTTATGTCACCGATCCAGTCACACCGGATGGATATGATCCGGTCTATCAGGTTAATTGCATTGCACCGTTCCTGTTGACGGTCAGCTTACTTGAAGCTTTTCGAGCCGGCAATGGCACGCCGGACGGCGGTGCCAGAGTCATCAATATTGGATGCTCTGCAATATCCTGCGGCTCATTGGACTATTTCGACGACAGCCCAGACAATCCGCCGAAACCGCCCGGCACTCCTTTGAGTgcaaaggaagggaatgCTCGGCTTGGGAGCAGTAAGCTGATCATGAGTGCTGCCATGTATGCGTTACGGCGGAGCCTGGTCCTG ACGGGGAACATGTCACTCAACATATACACTCTGGATCCTGGAGGATTGGAAGGGAAGAGACATCTGACGACAGATGCCCCCTTATCGGTCCGAATGGCACAATCAACTCGGTCTAGCCTCGGGCCATTCCTGAGAGTGTTCTCCAAGAGCGCTATCAACAAGGCCAGTGTTCCGGCCAAGGTCATTGCGAAAGTCGCATTCCAGAGAGAAACAGTGGAGCTCTGGGGCAGGGAGCGCTATTATATCTTGGACAGCGACTACGAGGCCGGATCCGTCATTTTGGCACTGCGAGACCCGCCCCTAATGGATTCACTACTAAAGAAAATGTTGCGGCACGTCGAGATTGGTGTCAAGGGAATGGGCTCGCCAGACTCGAGGATCTCGCGGGTCGAGGGCAATTGA
- a CDS encoding 2,3-butanediol dehydrogenase yields MRAVRFYGRGDIRVDEIDEPVCGEGQVKIRPAFVGICGSDLHEYLAGPITVPSTPHPITGGSVPVTLGHEFSGVVEEVGAGVSRLKVGDRVAVKPNLYDGTCANCLAGWRNCCQNLGFIGYSSDAGGLSDHVVVGEKHAILLPEGFPLDLGALVEPLTVAWHAVSRASVRPDDTVLVVGGGPIGLAVIQVLKARGVKSIIVSEVSSQRKKFARQLGATEVFDPRTDDIVASVRAMTAGGGAAIAFECSGVQVGLDTAVQAIGARGTVTIVSLWEEKPKIDALDMVLHEKHIIGAVICDDGDFEAVIDAISSGKLCPRAMITSKILMEDVVAKGFKALVDERGKHVKILVEVST; encoded by the exons ATGAGAGCTGTCAGGTTCTATGGCCGCGGCGATATCCGTGTTGACGAGATTGATGAGCCTGTCTGCGGCGAGGGGCAAGTCAAG ATCCGACCTGCCTTTGTAGGGATCTGCGGAAGCG ACCTACATGAGTACCTTGCAGGTCCCATCACAGTTCCCTCAACACCGCATCCAATCACGGGCGGGAGCGTCCCCGTCACCCTGGGCCATGAGTTCAGTGGTGTGGTAGAGGAGGTCGGCGCGGGTGTCTCACGACTGAAAGTCGGTGATCGCGTGGCTGTCAAGCCGAATCTGTATGATGGGACGTGTGCGAATTGTCTAGCTGGTTGGCGTAACTGTTGTCAGAACTTGGGATTTATTGGGTATAGCA GCGATGCAGGAGGTTTGTCAGATCATGTTGTTGTAGGTGAGAAGCATGCGATTCTGTTGCCGGAGGGATTCCCTCTGGATCTTGGGG CCCTTGTCGAACCCCTTACTGTGGCCTGGCATGCAGTTAGCCGTGCCTCCGTCCGGCCCGACGACACTGTCCTCGTGGTGGGGGGAGGACCCATCGGTCTCGCTGTCATTCAGGTCCTGAAAGCCCGCGGAGTCAAGTCCATCATAGTCTCCGAAGTATCCTCACAGCGTAAGAAGTTTGCGAGACAACTAGGTGCGACTGAGGTCTTTGATCCGCGGACGGATGATATTGTGGCTTCAGTCCGCGCAATGACGGCAGGAGGAGGGGCAGCCATCGCATTTGAATGCTCCGGCGTGCAAGTGGGCTTGGACACAGCTGTGCAGGCTATTGGAGCCAGGGGAACGGTAACCATAGTATCGCTGTGGGaggagaagccgaagatcGATGCGCTCGATATGGTTTTACACGAGAAACATATCATTGGCGCTGTGATTTGTGACGATGGCGATTTTGAAGCTGTCATTGATGCGATTTCATCAG GAAAGCTCTGCCCTCGAGCGATGATCACAAGCAAGATCCTGATGGAGGACGTGGTGGCCAAGGGATTCAAGGCTTTAGTTGACGAGCGGGGCAAGCATGTCAAGATCCTAGTTGAGGTGTCTACATGA
- a CDS encoding putative cofactor for methionyl- and glutamyl-tRNA synthetases, with amino-acid sequence MAINSAPESSLLSLLYRSYPAAVSPDATELDLLHASPKIFPQTTFSLEEQASIKQWLDTISGLQNALTKDDKSVVMAILGQLNSHLALRTTMLGTKPSVADIAAYALLAPLVEKWTPEERTGEQGYHHIVRHVDFVQNSRLFALQIPDEEKISIDVNDVRFVPKPVDPKEEKERKKREKAAAQNPDAGKPLVVGQGKPEKAATGGTADQAADSAAGVPPKVNKKEKKEKKEKAPKPAPAPAAPPSPSLIDLRVGHILRAINHPNADSLYVSTIDCGDAPGTENTSVDEETGKTVRTVCSGLNGLVPLEEMQNRKIVAVCNLKPVTMRGIKSTAMVLAASPRVAEGEDSHAGPVELVTPPADAPAGTRIGFEGWFDGEPEKVLNPKKKVWETFQPGFTTTDSLEVAFDMSAVPAVQGQEGKPALGKLVAKTGGVCTVKSLKGATVR; translated from the coding sequence ATGGCTATCAACTCTGCTCCCGagtcttctctcctctcccttctcTACCGCTCGTACCCGGCTGCAGTTTCTCCCGACGCCACAGAGCTTGATCTGCTCCATGCCTCCCCCAAAATCTTTCCTCAGACGACTTTCTCCCTTGAGGAGCAGGCTTCGATCAAGCAATGGCTGGACACCATTTCTGGTCTTCAAAATGCTTTGACCAAAGACGACAAGTCCGTGGTTATGGCCATCCTCGGACAGCTGAACAGTCACCTGGCCTTGCGCACAACTATGCTGGGAACCAAGCCTTCCGTTGCTGATATCGCCGCATACGCTCTGCTCGCTCCCCTCGTTGAGAAATGGACCCCCGAAGAACGCACTGGTGAGCAAGGGTACCATCACATTGTGCGACACGTCGACTTTGTGCAAAATAGCCGCCTGTTCGCTCTCCAGATCCCCgacgaagagaagatcaGCATCGACGTGAACGACGTGCGATTCGTTCCCAAGCCTGTGGACccgaaggaagagaaggagcgcaagaagagggagaaggcgGCGGCCCAGAACCCAGATGCTGGCAAACCTCTGGTCGTTGGACAGGGCAAGCCCGAGAAGGCGGCGACTGGCGGCACGGCCgatcaggctgctgactCCGCCGCTGGCGTGCCGCCCAAGGTTaacaagaaggagaagaaggaaaagaaggagaaggcgccCAAGCCTGCTCCCGCGCCCGCTGCTCCCCCTTCTCCGTCGCTCATCGACCTCCGTGTTGGTCACATCCTCCGTGCCATCAACCACCCCAATGCGGATTCCCTCTACGTTTCTACCATCGACTGTGGTGATGCTCCCGGTACCGAGAACACTTCAGTAGATGAGGAGACCGGAAAGACCGTGCGTACCGTATGCTCGGGTCTGAACGGCCTTGTTCCCTtggaggagatgcagaacAGAAAGATTGTTGCCGTCTGCAACTTGAAGCCTGTAACTATGCGTGGTATCAAGTCTACAGCCATGGTCCTGGCAGCATCGCCTCGCGTTGCCGAAGGCGAGGACTCGCACGCTGGACCCGTGGAGCTGGTCACCCCTCCCGCTGACGCACCTGCCGGTACCCGCATTGGCTTCGAGGGTTGGTTTGACGGCGAGCCTGAGAAGGTGCTCaaccccaagaagaaggtctgggAGACCTTCCAGCCTGGGTTCACCACCACAGACAGTTTGGAAGTTGCGTTCGACATGAGCGCTGTTCCCGCCGTGCAGGGCCAGGAGGGCAAGCCGGCCTTGGGCAAACTGGTTGCTAAAACCGGAGGTGTCTGTACAGTAAAGTCTTTGAAGGGAGCTACAGTTCGGTAA
- the yap2 gene encoding pepsin-like aspartic protease: protein MHSLQSFLFLLLLGYGVFAAPTSPQAQSQGRSFKVERIKRGNSIHGPTALRRAYRKFGIVPTTFGVDLSDFVPFNTTSISGTAANLVTDVQEPEQTGAVSAQSVQNDAAFVSPVTIGGQKIVMNFDTGSADFWVMNTELPASAQVGHTVFDPSKSSTFKKMEGATFEIKYGDSSFANGGVGTDTVDIGGATVTGQAIGIPTSVSNSFVEDTYSNGLVGLGFSSLNTVQPQQQKTFFDNIADSLDKPVMTAHLKSDGVGEYEFGIIDQTKYQGDMINVTVDSSGGFWQFQSAHYKVGDGPIQTIQNNAVAIADTGTSLMLLDDTVVNAYYAQVKGAQYASSAGGYIYPCNTELPNLAVAVGAKHLATVPGTFLDFAEVGINKTTGQTVCFGGIQSNQGTSMQILGDVFLKAFFVVFDLRGPSIGLASPK, encoded by the exons ATGCATTCACTACagtcttttctcttcctgctgctccttggctACGGCGTGTTCGCGGCACCAACGTCGCCACAAGCTCAATCTCAGGGCAGGTCCTTCAAGGTTGAGCGGATCAAGCGTGGAAACTCCATTCACGGTCCGACTGCTCTACGCAGAGCCTATCGGAAGTTTGGTATAGTTCCTACGACCTTTGGCGTCGATCTGTCGGACTTTGTGCCTTTCAACACGACATCTATCTCAGGCACAGCTGCCAATCTCGTAACCGATGTCCAGGAGCCAGAGCAGACCGGTGCAGTCAGTGCGCAATCTGTCCAGAACGATGCGGCTTTCGTCAGCCCTGTGACGATCGGTGGGCAGAAAATAGTGATGAACTTCGACACCGGCTCAGCAGACTT CTGGGTGATGAACACAGAGCTTCCGGCGAGTGCCCAGGTCGGCCACACTGTCTTCGATCCTTCCAAGTCGTCCActttcaagaagatggaaggAGCTACTTTTGAGATCAAATACGGCGATTCGTCTTTCGCCAATGGTGGCGTCGGAACTGATACCGTTGATATTGGTGGCGCAACCGTTACCGGTCAAGCGATCGGTATCCCGACGAGCGTCTCCAATTCCTTTGTGGAAGATACGTACTCAAACGGTCTCGTAGGCCTGGGCTTTTCTTCCCTCAATACAGtccagcctcagcagcagaagacgTTCTTCGACAACATCGCCGACAGTCTGGACAAGCCAGTCATGACGGCGCATTTGAAGAGCGATGGTGTTGGCGAGTACGAGTTCGGAATCATTGATCAAACCAAGTACCAAGGCGACATGATCAACGTGACCGTGGACTCCTCGGGCGGTTTCTGGCAGTTCCAGTCGGCCCATTACAAGGTCGGAGATGGTCCTATCCAGACCATCCAGAATAATGCTGTTGCCATTGCTGATACCGGTACCTCATTGATGCTTCTCGATGACACAGTGGTAAATGCCTACTACGCGCAGGTCAAGGGCGCGCAGTATGCCAGCAGTGCCGGCGGCTACATCTATCCCTGTAATACCGAACTGCCGAATCTCGCGGTCGCTGTTGGCGCAAAGCACTTGGCGACGGTACCTGGTACGTTCCTGGATTTTGCAGAGGTCGGAATTAACAAAACGACGGGACAAACTG TATGTTTCGGTGGTATCCAGTCCAACCAGGGCACTTCAATGCAAATCCTTGGTGATGTCTTCCTCAAGGCCTTTTTCGTTGTCTTTGACCTGCGCGGCCCATCTATTGGACTTGCCTCGCCCAAGTAG